From Sphingobacterium bambusae:
CCAGCATCGATCTGCATATTCAGATATTGGATGGTTACATCAGCAATCTTTTGCAGAATATAGTGTGCGAGCTGCGGATCGTTGTTCAACAGCAGCTTCGTACGCTTAAAATCTTTGGATGACCCTCCCTCCACCAAATAGCTCAGTATCGTAAAAGGTGCCCCGGCAAAACCGATCAGCGGTATACTTCCGTTTAAGCGTTGTTGAATCACCTTGATGGCGTCCGCTACATATTGTAGCTTATCCAAACAGTCTACGTTTAGATTTTCCGCATCGGCCTTTGAGCGTACGGGATTACTGAACAGTGGACCTACGCCCTGCTCAAACGAGAGGTCGCCTCCCATTGCTTCTGCAGTAACCAATATATCGGAAAACAGTATGGCGGCGTCAATACCCAATAAATCCACGGGAAGCATGGTTACATCTGCTGCAATTTCAGGCGTTTTGCACATCTCCAAAAAGCTGTACTTATTTTTTATCTCCCAATATTGAGGCATAAATCGGCCCGCCTGCCGCATCATCCATACCGGTGGACGTTCCGTAAACTGCGACAAGGCCGCTTTGATCAATAGGTCGTTCTGTAAAGTTTGATTCACTTAGCTATGTTTATTTAGTTCTACTTCTATTTTCTGGATAATCCCTTGCTGCCGTTCGGTCAACCTAAGCTTTTTCGCTAGATCGATGTATACCGGCACCCTATCATAGTTCTTTTTCCGCAAGTTTATATTGGCCAAATTGATCAATACAAAGCCTTTTTCGGTATCCCGCTTCCAGGGTAAGCGCGAGGCAAGTTGAAAATGGTATTCCGCCTCGTCTACCTGATCCTGCTTTAGCCGAATATTGCCCATCATAAATTCGTAATAATTGCGTCTTCCCTTACGCAGGCGATCAGGGTTTTTAATCTCGTTAAGTAAGCGCTCTGTCTTTTCATAATCTTGTTTATGAAAAGATTGCGTTGCCAAAAAAACCGTTCCTTCCCGAAAATGGCTCCATACAACATAGCCGACACCACCAAGGATATAAACCGCAATATTGTAGTGCTGGCTGTACAGCGCATAAAGAAGAAATGCCACCGCTACAGCGATGACAATCATTCTGGATCGTGTGTTCATCAATATTAAACGGTTGGTGTGTCCGTAAATTTATAACCTACCCCACGAATAGAATGGAAGAAAACCGGATGTTTCTGATCGGGTTCGAAATATTTACGGAAAGTAAGGATAAAATTATCGATGGTTCGCGTCGAAGGATACACATCGTAATTCCAAACGGTTTCCAAAATTTGCTCCCGTGAAACGGCCTCGTTCTTACGCTCGATGAGTAGCTTCAGCAACATGGTTTCTTTTTTTGTGAGCGATGTGATGCTACCATCAGCATGATGCAACTCATACGAATTGAAATAAATGGTTTTATCGCCGATGGTATAAGAGTTGAATTCTTTCAAATCATCCGCCTTTAAGCCGCGACGAATAAGATTTCCAACGCGCAGGATCAGCTCTTCCAAATTGAATGGTTTGACGAGATAGTCATCAGCACCTTTTTTCAGTCCGGTAATGCGATCCTCGCTACTGTTCTTCGCTGTCAAAAACATAATAGGCACCTCCGTGTTCTGAAGGCGAATAGTCTCAGCTACCTGAAACCCATCAATCTCAGGAATCATCACGTCCAACACAATCAGGTTAAAACGCTCTTCCTTAAATATTTTCAACGCCTTTTTACCATCTGTGGCGGTGGTCACGCGATAGCCCTCTAACTCCAGATTTAGTTTGATTGCTTCCAAAAGATGCTCTTCATCTTCCACCAAAAGTATACGCTGTTTAGCTTGCATAGTTGTCAAATGTTACTTCAAAAATACTCCCTGATGGAGTGTTATCCTTTACTTTTATTGAGGCATTATGTTTTTGCAATACGGTCTTCACAATATACAACCCTAAACCTGTGCCTTTGGTTTTACGTGTAGACTCGTTCCCTACGCGGTAAAACTTGTTAAATATATTCTTTTTTTCTTCATCGGGAATACCCTGTCCATGATCGGCCACCGAAAATTGCAATTTCCCGAGCTCATTCTTTTTCAGCTGCACCATCACGCTGGCACAGGGTGGCGAATACTTGATCGCGTTCTCGATAAGATTATTGACCACATTAGTGATGGCAAATTTATCGGCATGAATTACGATATCTTCCTGCAGATCGGGCTTGATTACTTGCGAACTGCAGGCGTTCTTTTGTAACCTATCCACCACGATATTTACCACCTCTGTAAAATTGAAATCCTCTTTCGGTAAATTGAAACTCCGACTTTCCAACTTGGTAGTCAACAGGACGTTCTCGACCAGATCGTCGAGCCGTTCAATATCCTTTAAGGAGTTTGTCAAAAACATCTTTTGTTGTTCGCGTTCCAAGTCCCTTTTTAAAATCGTCTGTATATACAATTTCACCGATGCCAGCGGAGACTTCAACTCGTGAGTCACCGAGAGCAGGAAATTCTGCTGCTGCTGCTGCTGCTTATGCTCGCGGCTAAAGAGTTTTTTCAACCGCATCGCTCCCCAAATAAAGATAAGCAAAAAGAAAATACCCTCGCCGATAATCATGCCTCTGCGTTCGGGCTCGTAGCTCACCAACAGATAGCCCCACCATCCCAACTGCATAACGGCATAAAACACCAGAAAATAAAACAAAACAAGGGCTCTCTTCATATGCGTATAATCAATATGCACAAAAGTAACCATTTGCTGCAGGCTATGGAAATGCTAGCCTTTTTTTGACACTAATAAGAAAAATCCTTTCCTATATTTGTACATGTTTTTTGATAAAAAAGATATTTTCTTTGACCTTGACCACACCATCTGGGATTTCGACAGAAATGCTCGCGAGACATTACACGACCTGTATTTCAAGTATAAATTCGCTGCACTAACTGGCGTAGATAGCTCCGATTCCTTTATTGAAACATATACGGCCAACAACCATCGGCTATGGGATCTCTATCACCACGGTAAGATAGACAAAGTCACCTTGCGAAAGGCTCGCTTCGAAGATACCTTTTCACAATTGGGACTGTCACCCACATTGTTTCCTTGGACATTTGAGGAGGAGTACTTAGCTATCTGTCCCACAAAGACGAACCTTTTTCCGCATGCGCATGAAACCTTAGCTTATCTCTCTTCCAAGTACAGGTTACACCTTATATCAAATGGATTTAAGGAAGCTTGCGAAATGAAGCTCGAAAACAGCAAATTATCGCCCTACTTCCAAACGATCGTAATTTCAGAAAATGTAGGTGTTAACAAGCCTGATCCGGCCATATTCCACTATGCACTAGAAAATGGCGCCGCTTCGGTCGATACATCTGTTATGATAGGAGATAATGTGGATGCCGACATACGTGGTGCCCAAAACGTGGGTATTGATGCCATATACTTTAACGCTGTAGGTGCAGAGCAACCTACAGACATAAAACATATGATTATCGATCTTAAAGAGCTGCAAGCATGTTTTTAGTCGAAAAAGAATAGCCGCTTTCAAAACTTCTTAGAATCGATTTATAAAGATAATCGAAAGCTTTTTATATTTACTAACACCAAATTATTGCGTTTCATTTCTAGCAAGTGTACCTACCAAACTAATGGAAACAACAATAGCCCCTCCATAGTTAGCTATACCGGCAACATGCTGAGTCATGTCGAGCCGTAGCTGATGTGTTCCTTGTGTCAACATATTTGCCATGAAAGCTGTACGAGGTGGCACCGTGTCACTTTGGCAATAATTTCTTGTGGGATAGTTCCAGAGACCAGGCTGTACACTTCCATTAGCAACAGATGGATTTCGTTCTTGATACCTTTGTTCCGGCACACAGACCATCCTCGTGCTATACGAATCTATTTGCTGACCGTCAAGTGTTAAAACGTTCGTCGTGTAAAACCCTTCTGGCCCTGTATAGAGCACTCTAAATTTCACATCTGCAATATCGTCAGGAACAGTAAACGATTGGGTCAGGGATTTAGTCTGTGTCAATGTACCGCCCATGTTAAGGAACCCAACGATCGGCAAAGTATAATTATCTTTCGGCCATGAGTTTAAATCAGTATTACCTGAACTCACCAAAGTTAGATCGGTCTTATAGGTGTAGGAATTGTTTCCGGGCTGACCTTGGCTAGATGCTATCCATATTGTAGAGTCCTGATCTTTTAATGCCGAAGCGAAAGCACTAATATCAAATTCATAAGGTACTACCGGAGAGCTAGTCGTAATATTGACAAGCCCACTTTGGTTCCATTGTGTCGATAAGTACGGAAGAACATAACGAGCCATCTCTACTCTTCCCGCGCGATATGCAGCCGTAAGCGTTGGATCGTTCTCGGCAGACGGGGTAGCAGTTCCTTTCGCTGTTTTAAAATAATAAAGATATCCGAAAGGCTCTGTCTGAGCCGTGCCTGCATACACGTTTAGGTGCAACGCAAGTGTAGCACCTAATCCTTGTTGCTGCACTTCCGTTAACCTTGTCGCATAAACAAGCTGATCGTAATTACCTACTTCCAAGGCTACGGTGCTTGGATTAATATTTGACTCGCCGTTTGACGGGTAGAAAAGGACGCCTTCTTGAAGTTTGATTTCGCCAATATTCGACACAGAAGCTTGAGCCTTCGTTGACAAAGCTAAAATCGATTCATCTTTTTCTGTTTGTTTTTGACAAGAGACCAATGAAAACAAACCGATGGTCACCGTGAGCAGTAGTTGAAAATTTGATAATCTCATATGTATTAAGTTTAAAAGAGTAAGCCATTCTTTTCAGAAATTATCGCTGCTGCTACCTTAAATTGATCTATATAACATTTGAAAGAGATTACTCTAACCAAAAGTTACACCTGTCGCAATAAAGCGAAAAATTAACCGAATATTAATACATAACGAAACTCACTATTAAATTATTACATGAATTAATGATATTTAAAAAAATAACATTCAATTCTTAATCAAAACACCATACAAACAATCGTAAGAAACAATTTAATCAACAAAAAA
This genomic window contains:
- the hemE gene encoding uroporphyrinogen decarboxylase produces the protein MNQTLQNDLLIKAALSQFTERPPVWMMRQAGRFMPQYWEIKNKYSFLEMCKTPEIAADVTMLPVDLLGIDAAILFSDILVTAEAMGGDLSFEQGVGPLFSNPVRSKADAENLNVDCLDKLQYVADAIKVIQQRLNGSIPLIGFAGAPFTILSYLVEGGSSKDFKRTKLLLNNDPQLAHYILQKIADVTIQYLNMQIDAGVNAVQLFDSWALALSWNDYRDFSHYYNKYILANIKRSVPVISFCKGSSVFAPMMAEANPDVISVDWNADLKNIKQALPQGIAVQGNLDPFVLYADKAVIKEKIHQLFERMRGENGFIFNLGHGIMPDIPFDNVKYAIDVVKEFRY
- a CDS encoding response regulator transcription factor; translated protein: MQAKQRILLVEDEEHLLEAIKLNLELEGYRVTTATDGKKALKIFKEERFNLIVLDVMIPEIDGFQVAETIRLQNTEVPIMFLTAKNSSEDRITGLKKGADDYLVKPFNLEELILRVGNLIRRGLKADDLKEFNSYTIGDKTIYFNSYELHHADGSITSLTKKETMLLKLLIERKNEAVSREQILETVWNYDVYPSTRTIDNFILTFRKYFEPDQKHPVFFHSIRGVGYKFTDTPTV
- a CDS encoding sensor histidine kinase — protein: MKRALVLFYFLVFYAVMQLGWWGYLLVSYEPERRGMIIGEGIFFLLIFIWGAMRLKKLFSREHKQQQQQQNFLLSVTHELKSPLASVKLYIQTILKRDLEREQQKMFLTNSLKDIERLDDLVENVLLTTKLESRSFNLPKEDFNFTEVVNIVVDRLQKNACSSQVIKPDLQEDIVIHADKFAITNVVNNLIENAIKYSPPCASVMVQLKKNELGKLQFSVADHGQGIPDEEKKNIFNKFYRVGNESTRKTKGTGLGLYIVKTVLQKHNASIKVKDNTPSGSIFEVTFDNYAS
- a CDS encoding YjjG family noncanonical pyrimidine nucleotidase, giving the protein MFFDKKDIFFDLDHTIWDFDRNARETLHDLYFKYKFAALTGVDSSDSFIETYTANNHRLWDLYHHGKIDKVTLRKARFEDTFSQLGLSPTLFPWTFEEEYLAICPTKTNLFPHAHETLAYLSSKYRLHLISNGFKEACEMKLENSKLSPYFQTIVISENVGVNKPDPAIFHYALENGAASVDTSVMIGDNVDADIRGAQNVGIDAIYFNAVGAEQPTDIKHMIIDLKELQACF
- a CDS encoding peptide-N-glycosidase F-related protein; the encoded protein is MRLSNFQLLLTVTIGLFSLVSCQKQTEKDESILALSTKAQASVSNIGEIKLQEGVLFYPSNGESNINPSTVALEVGNYDQLVYATRLTEVQQQGLGATLALHLNVYAGTAQTEPFGYLYYFKTAKGTATPSAENDPTLTAAYRAGRVEMARYVLPYLSTQWNQSGLVNITTSSPVVPYEFDISAFASALKDQDSTIWIASSQGQPGNNSYTYKTDLTLVSSGNTDLNSWPKDNYTLPIVGFLNMGGTLTQTKSLTQSFTVPDDIADVKFRVLYTGPEGFYTTNVLTLDGQQIDSYSTRMVCVPEQRYQERNPSVANGSVQPGLWNYPTRNYCQSDTVPPRTAFMANMLTQGTHQLRLDMTQHVAGIANYGGAIVVSISLVGTLARNETQ